The genome window AAAAGAAGTGGAGACTCGTTATGGATTAGCCATAGAACACATAGGCTTCACGCCAGGTCGCTATGATTTACCCGAGATTCAAGTAGGAGACAGGCCTTTTGCAGCGGCTATTTTTTTAAAAAGCTTTGTAATCGCTACAGACAGCATCAACAAAAGCCGGTTTACTTCTTCTTTCAATTTAGGAATCATAGGCCCAGCAGCTTATGGTGGCGAGATGCAAATTGGAATACATGAGGCTACTGGAAATAAAACTCCTAGAGGTTGGGGAAATCAAATCAAGAATGACTTGGTTATGAATTACGAAGTAGGTTACGAAAAACAATTGCTTCAATACAAAGACCTATTCTCTATTCAAGCCCAAGCAAACACAAAAATAGGAACGCTTTTTACCAACGCCTCTATGGGATTCAATTCTATGATTGGAATTATAAATTCGCCATTTTCTTCTGCGGAGAAAAGAAACGGGTTTCAACTCTATGCGTATGTCCAACCTATACTAAACGTCATAGGCTACGATGCCACACTCCAAGGAGGATTGTTCCATAGGAGCAGCCCTTACACTGTAGATTCTAGAAATCTAGAACGACTCAACACACAGTTCAATTATGGTATCGTTTTAAAAACGAAAACCTTGTATTTGGAATACACGCGTTCCATCATTTCAAAAGAATTTGATACTGGAGAAACTGCAAAGTGGGGCGGGATCAGGATTGGGTTTACGATTTGACATAGGATTAGAAAAAAATCCCCATTCACAAAGCAAATAAGGGATTGTTTAATTGTAACAAAAGCATTTCCTAAGGGCAAAATAAATGCTGCCCTTTGGAAAATAAAGTCATGAGTAGCTTAGAAAAGAACTGTCTTGTTGGATTTATATGAATTCAACTACGAAGAAAAGCTCCATTCAAATTTGTTCAGTATCTGTTGCGTACCTATCAAAACCCAATCAATAAGATCTTATAATTCGTTTTTTCGTTTAAGGTGGTCTAAGACTTTCCAGATAATTAAGGCCACACCTATTAAGATACCGAGAATTAATAAAGTATTGATATAAAGCACGTTTTCAAAAATCCAAAAGGTAATCCCAGAAAATAAAATTAAAAGGCTGCCGCACATTACCCGTATGCTTGATATTTCAATAAAGCGATCGAGAAGCATTCCAAAAGCTTTAGTACTTAAGTATGACATTTATTCAGTATTAATTGATATTTTAATTTTTTAATTGATGCCAACCAAGATCACCGTGTATTCCGAACCTATTAATAACTGTTTTTCGTTTTTTAAAATCAATTTCCATTAATGCCGCTACGGCTTCATCTCCAATAGTCCATTTTAATTGACTATCAATCGCATACTTGATATTTATAATGTTCAATTCTTCAGAGCTCAGA of Nonlabens sp. Ci31 contains these proteins:
- a CDS encoding lipid A deacylase LpxR family protein; amino-acid sequence: MRNTSIFTLLVLLLPAIAIAQKIDNLSSIRDIKNTNYFRFHYDNDYFAASDKNYTQGYSFELATPFFKNNPANYLFLKPKEVETRYGLAIEHIGFTPGRYDLPEIQVGDRPFAAAIFLKSFVIATDSINKSRFTSSFNLGIIGPAAYGGEMQIGIHEATGNKTPRGWGNQIKNDLVMNYEVGYEKQLLQYKDLFSIQAQANTKIGTLFTNASMGFNSMIGIINSPFSSAEKRNGFQLYAYVQPILNVIGYDATLQGGLFHRSSPYTVDSRNLERLNTQFNYGIVLKTKTLYLEYTRSIISKEFDTGETAKWGGIRIGFTI